In one Hypomesus transpacificus isolate Combined female chromosome 18, fHypTra1, whole genome shotgun sequence genomic region, the following are encoded:
- the csf1b gene encoding macrophage colony-stimulating factor 1b isoform X3, whose product MTLLVPSLIQCPTKVKCLSVIIFLSFSLAMGEIPGPCRHSITKEHMLTLKHLIDNQLRSGCWITYTFIDQKTLSKCCYVKAALPWILDLLTAHFQYTRGSDNDRYVQLLKSLIHNIYSQKCVPQINEELEDDPVSFEVTFRESPSVALARVQEILSVYWELVTTSNTPVDWDCQREYAESSELATHLYTSPTELSTQLSSTTVRSDMNSKTASQTGSESNKYKFGFIVVSLSGGGLLVLILCIITQRKYFSKINTSHSIFTSRSHSDM is encoded by the exons ATGACCCTCTTGGTACCTTCCCTCATTCAGTGTCCGACCAAG gTGAAGTGTCTGAGTGTCATAATATTTCTGAGTTTCTCACTGGCAATGGGTGAGATCCCTGGCCCATGCAGACACTCAATCACTAAGGAGCACATGCTGACCCTCAAACACTTG ATAGATAACCAGCTGAGAAGTGGATGTTGGATAACCTACACTTTCATTGATCAAAAAACTTTG AGTAAATGCTGCTATGTTAAGGCTGCGTTACCATGGATCCTGGACCTTCTGACTGCCCACTTCCAGTACACCAGAGGTTCCGACAACGACAGATATGTCCAGTTGCTAAAATCTCTCATCCACAACATCTATTCTCAGAAATGTGTTCCACAGATCAATGAGGAGCTGGAG GACGACCCAGTCAGCTTTGAGGTGACTTTCAGAGAGTCCCCATCAGTAGCACTGGCCAGAGTCCAGGAGATCCTGTCTGTGTACTGGGAGCTGGTAACTACCAGTAACACACCAGTGGACTGGGACTGCCAGAGGGAGTACGCAGAGAGCTCAGAACTTGCTACGCACTTATACACATCACCAACTGAGCTCAGCACACAACTCTCTTCAACAACTG TCAGATCTGATATGAATTCAAAGACAGCCTCCCAGACTGGTTCAGAGAGCAACAAGTACAAGTTTGGCTTCATAGTGGTGTCTCTCAGCGGAGGAGGGCTGCTTGTGCTTATTCTCTGCATAATCACACAGCGG AAATACTTTAGTAAGATTAACACATCGCACTCAATATTCACTTCAAG GTCACATTCAGACATGTGA
- the fmodb gene encoding fibromodulin, protein MRAVLLLIVAGLVDLSFPQSPGSFHWLWYLRGRRRHPDTLWMDRVGEDCPLECDCPSTYPTAMYCHSRNLQHVPYVPSRMKYVYLQRNQITGIQEGVFDNATNLVWVMLHQNQLSSDKLGLNVFSKLKNLERLYLNHNQLTRLPLNLPKSIKDLRINHNKISKILASSFEGMTNLTKLHLHANSLEEVGGAFKGLKSLNILDIRKNQLKRIPGNLPEMLHQLYLEYNNIESVPENFFSSYPMLQFLRLAHNKLTDGGIPRNTFNVSTLVELDLSHNKLERIPIVSRSLENLYLQANQIKEFSLGSFCAKVDMANYSKLKVLRLDANQISPKDVPSEAAYCLRLVAYIDV, encoded by the exons ATGCGAGCAGTGTTGCTGCTGATTGTAGCTGGGCTGGTGGACCTCAGCTTTCCCCAGAGCCCCGGCTCCTTCCATTGGCTGTGGTACCTGCGTGGCCGCAGGCGCCACCCCGACACCCTGTGGATGGACCGCGTGGGTGAGGACTGCCCACTGGAGTGTGACTGCCCCTCCACTTACCCTACAGCCATGTATTGTCACAGCCGTAACCTGCAGCATGTTCCTTATGTCCCCTCCCGCATGAAGTATGTCTACTTGCAACGCAACCAGATCACAGGCATCCAGGAGGGGGTGTTTGACAACGCCACAAACTTGGTCTGGGTCATGCTCCACCAGAACCAACTCAGCTCTGACAAACTGGGTCTGAATGTTTTCAGCAAACTTAAAAATCTGGAACGACTCTACCTGAATCACAACCAGCTGACCCGCTTGCCCCTGAACCTGCCCAAGTCTATTAAAGATCTTAGGATAAACCACAATAAGATATCAAAGATTCTGGCTAGCTCTTTTGAGGGGATGACTAACTTAACCAAACTCCATCTCCATGCCAATTCACTTGAGGAGGTTGGGGGAGCTTTCAAGGGGCTTAAGTCTTTGAACATATTGGACATCAGGAAAAACCAACTGAAGAGAATTCCAGGGAATCTCCCAGAAATGCTGCATCAACTCTACCTTGAGTATAATAATATTGAGAGTGTGCCGGAAAACTTCTTCAGTAGTTATCCTATGCTGCAGTTTCTAAGGTTAGCTCATAACAAGTTGACAGATGGAGGGATTCCACGCAACACCTTCAATGTCAGCACTCTGGTGGAACTGGACCTGTCCCACAACAAGTTGGAGAGGATCCCTATTGTCAGTAGAAGTCTTGAAAACCTGTATCTACAGGCTAATCAAATCAAAG aGTTCTCTCTGGGTAGTTTCTGTGCTAAGGTGGACATGGCTAACTACTCCAAGTTGAAGGTGCTGCGTTTGGATGCCAATCAAATTAGTCCCAAAGATGTGCCATCTGAAGCTGCCTACTGTCTACGTCTCGTTGCCTACATAGATGTGTAG
- the csf1b gene encoding macrophage colony-stimulating factor 1b isoform X1 — MTLLVPSLIQCPTKVKCLSVIIFLSFSLAMGEIPGPCRHSITKEHMLTLKHLIDNQLRSGCWITYTFIDQKTLSKCCYVKAALPWILDLLTAHFQYTRGSDNDRYVQLLKSLIHNIYSQKCVPQINEELEDDPVSFEVTFRESPSVALARVQEILSVYWELVTTSNTPVDWDCQREYAESSELATHLYTSPTELSTQLSSTTVRSDMNSKTASQTGSESNKYKFGFIVVSLSGGGLLVLILCIITQRKYFSKINTSHSIFTSSLPACLSACLPACLLRSNIIEMTAQTGRDL, encoded by the exons ATGACCCTCTTGGTACCTTCCCTCATTCAGTGTCCGACCAAG gTGAAGTGTCTGAGTGTCATAATATTTCTGAGTTTCTCACTGGCAATGGGTGAGATCCCTGGCCCATGCAGACACTCAATCACTAAGGAGCACATGCTGACCCTCAAACACTTG ATAGATAACCAGCTGAGAAGTGGATGTTGGATAACCTACACTTTCATTGATCAAAAAACTTTG AGTAAATGCTGCTATGTTAAGGCTGCGTTACCATGGATCCTGGACCTTCTGACTGCCCACTTCCAGTACACCAGAGGTTCCGACAACGACAGATATGTCCAGTTGCTAAAATCTCTCATCCACAACATCTATTCTCAGAAATGTGTTCCACAGATCAATGAGGAGCTGGAG GACGACCCAGTCAGCTTTGAGGTGACTTTCAGAGAGTCCCCATCAGTAGCACTGGCCAGAGTCCAGGAGATCCTGTCTGTGTACTGGGAGCTGGTAACTACCAGTAACACACCAGTGGACTGGGACTGCCAGAGGGAGTACGCAGAGAGCTCAGAACTTGCTACGCACTTATACACATCACCAACTGAGCTCAGCACACAACTCTCTTCAACAACTG TCAGATCTGATATGAATTCAAAGACAGCCTCCCAGACTGGTTCAGAGAGCAACAAGTACAAGTTTGGCTTCATAGTGGTGTCTCTCAGCGGAGGAGGGCTGCTTGTGCTTATTCTCTGCATAATCACACAGCGG AAATACTTTAGTAAGATTAACACATCGCACTCAATATTCACTTCAAG cctgcctgcctgcctgtccgcttgtctgcctgcctgccttctcaGAAGCAACATAATTGAGATGACTGCTCAGACCGGAAGAGATCTGTGA
- the csf1b gene encoding macrophage colony-stimulating factor 1b isoform X2 translates to MTLLVPSLIQCPTKVKCLSVIIFLSFSLAMGEIPGPCRHSITKEHMLTLKHLSKCCYVKAALPWILDLLTAHFQYTRGSDNDRYVQLLKSLIHNIYSQKCVPQINEELEDDPVSFEVTFRESPSVALARVQEILSVYWELVTTSNTPVDWDCQREYAESSELATHLYTSPTELSTQLSSTTVRSDMNSKTASQTGSESNKYKFGFIVVSLSGGGLLVLILCIITQRKYFSKINTSHSIFTSSLPACLSACLPACLLRSNIIEMTAQTGRDL, encoded by the exons ATGACCCTCTTGGTACCTTCCCTCATTCAGTGTCCGACCAAG gTGAAGTGTCTGAGTGTCATAATATTTCTGAGTTTCTCACTGGCAATGGGTGAGATCCCTGGCCCATGCAGACACTCAATCACTAAGGAGCACATGCTGACCCTCAAACACTTG AGTAAATGCTGCTATGTTAAGGCTGCGTTACCATGGATCCTGGACCTTCTGACTGCCCACTTCCAGTACACCAGAGGTTCCGACAACGACAGATATGTCCAGTTGCTAAAATCTCTCATCCACAACATCTATTCTCAGAAATGTGTTCCACAGATCAATGAGGAGCTGGAG GACGACCCAGTCAGCTTTGAGGTGACTTTCAGAGAGTCCCCATCAGTAGCACTGGCCAGAGTCCAGGAGATCCTGTCTGTGTACTGGGAGCTGGTAACTACCAGTAACACACCAGTGGACTGGGACTGCCAGAGGGAGTACGCAGAGAGCTCAGAACTTGCTACGCACTTATACACATCACCAACTGAGCTCAGCACACAACTCTCTTCAACAACTG TCAGATCTGATATGAATTCAAAGACAGCCTCCCAGACTGGTTCAGAGAGCAACAAGTACAAGTTTGGCTTCATAGTGGTGTCTCTCAGCGGAGGAGGGCTGCTTGTGCTTATTCTCTGCATAATCACACAGCGG AAATACTTTAGTAAGATTAACACATCGCACTCAATATTCACTTCAAG cctgcctgcctgcctgtccgcttgtctgcctgcctgccttctcaGAAGCAACATAATTGAGATGACTGCTCAGACCGGAAGAGATCTGTGA
- the eif2d gene encoding eukaryotic translation initiation factor 2D: MFAKAFRVKSNTVIKGSDRRKLKTDIAAAFPSLSAEEVSELVPNKEELNVVKVYAHKGDAVTLYVLHKNPMFFEVDKHLFPTVYTLWRYPSALPTFMTWPAVLQKLIGGADLMLPGVVVPSCGLPEVKQHDCCAVTVVSSRAPVAVGTATTSSADMRGVGMKGRGVSVLHTYMDTLWAFGDKSAPPSIPHVDIEGLQELEGDSGGEERDEESKKEEDEPCPNSKCDQAADASCPNVQELSLCDREQEGGEQGMEETEEDPEEQRTPQEQMDALLLQCFLHALKSKVKKSELPLLTSTFLRIHMVSCCPSGKQLDIKKSSFKKLSKFLQSMQQQRGLVRVKELSKGVESIVEVDWKNQELRRFQAPEDSVVEEASVEVGGEGEKPYHPPEISMLFSVSARLQPLFIDANKRKGAVLQPAEVRNIITDFVKRNELVDENNKNYVIINPTLCDCLLEKSEYQEVEALKWDDLFSRTLDKMQQCHQMVFPGCAPVIKKGHIEPIDISVASRGSNKKVTLIKNLELYGLDPTAVSAALQRRVQASSVLNPIPGSKEKVVVQIQGNQVQHVGKLLLDYYQIPHKYIQGLDKATKPGKKK; encoded by the exons ATGTTTGCTAAAGCGTTTCGTGTCAAGTCTAATACCGTAATAAAAGGATCTGACAG GAGGAAACTCAAGACAGATATAGCTGCTGCCTTTCCCTCATTGTCTGCTGAGGAGGTGTCCGAGTTGGTCCCAAACAAGGAGGAACTGAACGTAGTGAAGGTTTATGCACACAAAGGAGATGCAGTTACACTCTATGTGCTTCATAAGAACCCAATGTTCTTTGAAGTTGACAAGCATCTCTTTCCCACAG TGTATACCCTTTGGCGTTATCCCAGTGCCTTGCCAACATTCATGACATGGCCTGCAGTGCTCCAGAAGTTAATTGGAGGGGCAG ATCTCATGCTGCCTGGAGTGGTAGTGCCTTCATGTGGCCTCCCAGAGGTGAAACAGCATGACTGTTGTGCAGTTACAGTGGTCAGCAGCAG GGCTCCAGTGGCAGTGGGCACTGCCACCACGTCAAGTGCAGACATGCGGGGTGTGGGTATGAAGGGAAGAGGGGTGTCAGTCCTTCACACGTACATGGACACATTGTG GGCGTTCGGAGACaagtctgcccccccctccattcctcATGTGGACATTGAAGGTTtgcaggagctggagggcgATAgtggtggagaagagagggacgaggagtcaaagaaagaggaagatgaACCATGTCCCAATTCTAAATGCGATCAGGCTGCAGATGCATCCTGTCCCAATGTCCAGGAACTGAGCCTttgtgacagagagcaggaggggggggagcagggcatggaggagacagaagaagaCCCAGAGGAACAGAGAACACCACAAG AACAGATGGATGCACTGCTGCTGCAATGTTTTCTCCATGCGCTTAAGAGCAAGGTGAAGAAATCAGAGCTTCCCCTGCTGACCAGCACTTTCTTGCGCATCCATATGGTCTCCTGCTG TCCAAGTGGAAAGCAACTTGATATTAAGAAATCCAGCTTTAAGAAG TTATCCAAGTTCCTGCAGAGCATGCAGCAGCAGCGCGGCCTGGTGCGAGTGAAGGAGCTGAGCAAGGGAGTAGAGAGCATTGTGGAGGTGGACTGGAAGAACCAAGA ACTGCGCCGCTTCCAAGCCCCTGAGGATTCTGTGGTAGAGGAGGCTTCAGtagaggtgggaggggaaggagagaagccgtaccatcCCCCTGAGATCAGCATGCTCTTCTCTGTGTCTGCTCGCCTTCAGCCCCTCTTCATTGATGCCAATAAGAG AAAAGGGGCAGTGCTTCAGCCGGCGGAAGTAAGAAATATTATCACAGACTTTGTCAAGAGGAATGAGTTGGTAGATGAGAATAATAAGAA TTACGTCATTATCAACCCGACCCTCTGTGACTGCCTGCTGGAGAAGTCAGAGTACCAGGAAGTAGAGGCCCTCAAGTGGGATGATCTGTTTAGCAG GACACTAGACAAAATGCAACAATGCCATCAGATGGTGTTCCCTGGCTGTGCACCTGTAATCAAGAAGGGCCACATAGAGCCCATTGACATTTCTGTGGCCTCCAGGGGGTCCAACAAGAAG GTGACTTTGATAAAGAATCTGGAGCTATATGGTCTGGACCCCACAGCTGTGTCCGCAGCCTTGCAGCGCAGGGTCCAGGCCAGCTCAGTTCTGAACCCTATCCCTGGTTCTAAGGAAAAAGTCGTAGTCCAAATCCAGGGCAACCAGGTCCAGCATGTAGGAAAACTGCTGCTAG ATTACTATCAAATTCCTCACAAGTACATCCAGGGACTTGACAAAGCTACAAAACCTGGCAAGAAGAAATAG
- the LOC124480859 gene encoding MAP kinase-activated protein kinase 2-like, with protein sequence MLSNAGNQNQQAFPNQQQAPNLNSASLPQFFVKPHNPLQTKKHAITDDYTVTRQVLGMGINGKVLEIFRKGSGEKYALKMLQDCPKGRREVELHWRASPCSHIVRIVDVYENLYQGRKCFLIVMECMDGGELFSHIQDRGNQAFTEREASDIMKSIGEAIQYLHAIDIAHRDIKPENLLYTSERPDALLKLTDFGFAKEITTLNSLATPCYTPYYVAPEVLGPEKYDKSCDMWSLGVIMYILLCGYPPFYSNHGLAISPGMKKRIRNGQYEFPNPEWSDVSEEAQQLIRHLLKTEPSQRMSITEFMNHPWINQSMVVPQTPLHTSRVLKEEQDVWEEVKEEMTSALATMRVDYEQIKIKTIQESTNPLLMKRRKKANNATTQAPGL encoded by the exons ATGTTATCGAATGCAGGGAACCAGAACCAACAAGCGTTCCCAAACCAGCAACAAGCGCCAAATCTAAACTCAGCATCCCTTCCTCAATTTTTCGTTAAACCACACAATCCTCTTCAAACAAAAAAGCATGCCATAACTGACGATTACACGGTTACACGTCAAGTACTTGGAATGGGAATAAATGGAAAAGTATTGGAAATTTTCCGGAAAGGAAGTGGGGAGAAATACGCACTAAag ATGCTGCAAGATTGCCCCAAAGGTCGACGAGAGGTGGAGCTACACTGGAGGGCGTCACCCTGCTCACACATCGTACGCATCGTGGATGTTTACGAGAACCTTTACCAGGGCAGGAAGTGCTTTCTCATCGTCATGGAGTG cATGGATGGCGGTGAGCTGTTCAGTCATATTCAGGACAGAGGGAACCAAGCCTTCACAGAAAGAG aGGCTTCAGATATCATGAAGAGTATAGGTGAGGCCATCCAGTATCTGCATGCCATTGACATCGCCCACAGAGATATAAAG CCAGAGAACCTCCTGTATACCTCAGAAAGGCCAGACGCCCTGCTCAAACTGACAGACTTTGGCTTTGCCAAGGAAATCACCACACTGAATTCCCTGGCCACACCGTGCTATACCCCCTACTATGTTG CTCCAGAGGTTCTTGGTCCAGAGAAGTACGACAAGTCCTGCGATATGTGGTCTCTGGGCGTCATCATGTATATCCT ACTTTGTGGATACCCTCCCTTTTACTCTAACCACGGCCTGGCCATATCTCCAGGGATGAAGAAGCGCATCCGCAACGGGCAGTACGAGTTCCCCAACCCTGAGTGGTCTGACGTGTCTGAAGAAG CTCAGCAGCTGATCCGCCACCTGCTGAAGACTGAGCCCAGCCAGAGGATGAGCATCACAGAGTTCATGAACCACCCTTGGATCAAT CAGTCTATGGTGGTGCCTCAGACCCCTCTTCATACAAGTCGTGTTCTGAAGGAAGAGCAGGATGTCTgggaggaggtgaag GAGGAAATGACAAGTGCCCTGGCAACCATGAGAGTGGATTATGAGCAGATTAAAATCAAAACCATCCAGGAGTCGACGAATCCTCTGCTGATGAAAAGAAGGAAGAAGGCCAACAATGCTACCACTCAGGCTCCAGGACTGTGA
- the csf1b gene encoding macrophage colony-stimulating factor 1b isoform X4: MTLLVPSLIQCPTKVKCLSVIIFLSFSLAMGEIPGPCRHSITKEHMLTLKHLIDNQLRSGCWITYTFIDQKTLDDPVSFEVTFRESPSVALARVQEILSVYWELVTTSNTPVDWDCQREYAESSELATHLYTSPTELSTQLSSTTVRSDMNSKTASQTGSESNKYKFGFIVVSLSGGGLLVLILCIITQRKYFSKINTSHSIFTSSLPACLSACLPACLLRSNIIEMTAQTGRDL; this comes from the exons ATGACCCTCTTGGTACCTTCCCTCATTCAGTGTCCGACCAAG gTGAAGTGTCTGAGTGTCATAATATTTCTGAGTTTCTCACTGGCAATGGGTGAGATCCCTGGCCCATGCAGACACTCAATCACTAAGGAGCACATGCTGACCCTCAAACACTTG ATAGATAACCAGCTGAGAAGTGGATGTTGGATAACCTACACTTTCATTGATCAAAAAACTTTG GACGACCCAGTCAGCTTTGAGGTGACTTTCAGAGAGTCCCCATCAGTAGCACTGGCCAGAGTCCAGGAGATCCTGTCTGTGTACTGGGAGCTGGTAACTACCAGTAACACACCAGTGGACTGGGACTGCCAGAGGGAGTACGCAGAGAGCTCAGAACTTGCTACGCACTTATACACATCACCAACTGAGCTCAGCACACAACTCTCTTCAACAACTG TCAGATCTGATATGAATTCAAAGACAGCCTCCCAGACTGGTTCAGAGAGCAACAAGTACAAGTTTGGCTTCATAGTGGTGTCTCTCAGCGGAGGAGGGCTGCTTGTGCTTATTCTCTGCATAATCACACAGCGG AAATACTTTAGTAAGATTAACACATCGCACTCAATATTCACTTCAAG cctgcctgcctgcctgtccgcttgtctgcctgcctgccttctcaGAAGCAACATAATTGAGATGACTGCTCAGACCGGAAGAGATCTGTGA